The following are from one region of the Methanospirillum hungatei genome:
- a CDS encoding pro-sigmaK processing inhibitor BofA family protein has product MIGTLILLVLCLIVLAVLWILLKNIAKIIINSILGLLLLGIVKVLNIFPLLGFPDIQIGWLSVIVCAIAGIPGAILLLILHIFGLI; this is encoded by the coding sequence ATGATAGGTACACTGATTTTGTTAGTACTCTGTCTGATTGTACTAGCAGTCCTTTGGATCCTCTTAAAAAATATTGCCAAAATTATTATTAACTCAATCCTGGGTCTTTTATTACTTGGTATAGTAAAAGTGCTGAATATCTTCCCATTATTGGGTTTTCCTGATATCCAAATAGGATGGTTATCGGTGATAGTATGTGCGATAGCAGGAATACCTGGAGCAATACTTCTTTTAATATTGCATATATTTGGATTAATATAA
- a CDS encoding TMEM175 family protein, producing the protein MRKIYPYHLLVSTYTEQNPHRLEAFFDAVFAIVMTILVLGLNLPDNSQFLSPGEILEEMLPQFIHFALAFFILAAFWSAHHRLFVLVKKVDSILIRLTFILLFITCLLPFTSSLAGDNYSQESALLLFHLNMFFLGLLFLSQWIYINKARLSVPVTQTLYRFIFFKSCIVPLVSLIAIGILFFSPSWSSASYLFIFAFEALILLFKPTDLQTDANGLPSKINSISLMIGIHPDIDAVLHQVSEEMEISKDKLVEKILLRWSSENRVNTGKETQLCNLKVQELNKIG; encoded by the coding sequence ATGAGAAAAATTTATCCTTATCACCTGCTCGTTTCTACATATACTGAGCAAAATCCTCATCGTTTAGAAGCATTTTTTGATGCAGTATTTGCTATTGTTATGACAATCCTGGTATTAGGTTTGAATCTGCCAGATAATTCCCAATTCTTATCACCTGGAGAAATACTTGAAGAGATGTTACCTCAGTTTATTCATTTTGCATTAGCTTTCTTTATTCTCGCTGCATTCTGGAGTGCTCATCACCGACTGTTTGTATTGGTTAAAAAAGTTGATAGTATTCTCATCAGACTGACATTTATTCTATTATTTATCACCTGTCTGTTGCCATTTACGTCCAGTCTTGCCGGAGATAATTATTCTCAGGAATCCGCATTGCTGTTATTTCATCTAAATATGTTTTTTTTAGGTCTGTTATTCCTGAGTCAATGGATATATATCAATAAAGCTAGATTATCTGTTCCAGTTACTCAAACATTATACCGGTTTATCTTTTTTAAATCCTGTATTGTTCCTTTGGTATCTTTGATTGCAATCGGAATACTCTTTTTTAGTCCATCCTGGAGTTCAGCAAGTTATCTTTTCATCTTTGCATTTGAAGCACTCATACTGCTATTCAAACCTACCGATCTTCAAACTGATGCAAATGGTTTACCATCAAAGATTAATTCTATCTCTCTTATGATAGGTATACACCCAGATATTGATGCAGTTCTTCATCAGGTCTCTGAAGAAATGGAGATAAGTAAAGATAAACTTGTAGAAAAAATTTTGCTCAGATGGAGTTCTGAAAATCGTGTTAACACCGGAAAAGAGACTCAGCTTTGTAATCTTAAAGTTCAAGAATTAAACAAAATTGGTTGA
- a CDS encoding Hsp20/alpha crystallin family protein, producing MNDSPPEDFRNMEDILRKILSQAFGQGQIRPGVIGVNIIMAGNLPPGFPFPGGSGPGHDIEHPPIEVIEWDDRVIATCELKGLFDEQINVAISENTLHIIGFDGKTRYRSSAPLPPVVESSCVRTFRNGILELVYLMRSPEESQTVAQTEIMSEEIGSIQEPEHEKTG from the coding sequence ATGAATGATAGTCCACCAGAAGATTTCAGAAATATGGAAGATATATTACGAAAAATACTCTCACAAGCCTTTGGCCAGGGACAAATTCGTCCGGGTGTCATTGGGGTAAATATCATAATGGCCGGAAATCTCCCCCCCGGTTTTCCTTTTCCTGGAGGGTCAGGTCCAGGCCATGATATCGAACACCCGCCAATAGAAGTAATTGAATGGGATGATCGGGTTATTGCTACCTGCGAATTAAAAGGGCTGTTTGATGAGCAAATTAACGTAGCAATATCTGAAAATACTCTCCATATAATTGGCTTTGATGGAAAAACACGATACCGGAGTTCTGCACCATTACCTCCTGTTGTTGAATCATCCTGTGTTCGCACTTTCCGAAACGGGATATTAGAATTAGTATACCTTATGCGTTCTCCTGAAGAGAGTCAGACTGTTGCACAAACTGAAATAATGAGTGAGGAAATAGGTTCTATTCAAGAACCTGAACATGAAAAAACAGGTTAA
- the pth2 gene encoding peptidyl-tRNA hydrolase Pth2 has protein sequence MVPEPEFKYKQCIIIRNDVKMSCGKKCAQAGHAAIVAYEKSSLTMKKAWMNEGQKKVVLKVSDQKTLFELKTLAESAGIAAALIQDAGMTEIPPGTITALGLGPAKCEDLDKITGSLSLL, from the coding sequence ATGGTACCAGAACCTGAATTTAAGTATAAGCAATGTATCATAATCCGCAATGATGTAAAGATGAGTTGTGGAAAAAAATGTGCACAGGCAGGACATGCTGCCATCGTCGCTTATGAAAAAAGCTCATTGACAATGAAAAAAGCATGGATGAATGAAGGGCAGAAAAAAGTTGTCCTAAAAGTATCGGATCAGAAGACCTTGTTTGAATTAAAAACTCTGGCAGAGTCAGCAGGAATTGCTGCGGCCCTAATTCAGGATGCTGGAATGACTGAAATTCCTCCGGGTACGATCACTGCTCTGGGACTAGGTCCGGCGAAATGTGAAGATCTTGATAAAATTACCGGTTCACTTTCATTATTATGA
- the nifB gene encoding nitrogenase cofactor biosynthesis protein NifB: MAEESYRETEIDGQIVKWDPDQIRKIQEHPCYSEKASHTFGRAHLPVAPKCNIQCNYCVRKFDCVNESRPGVTSEVLDPQKAFEKVRDIINEYPYIKVIGIAGPGDPLDNEETFETFRLVHEEYPHLILCVSTNGLLLPDKIDLLEKYGVTNITVTMNAIDPDIAAKVYQYIDFNGRRYYSSHEMGEILVSRQLEGIKMAVERKMLIKVNTVYIPGINDHHIPDIAKKISEMGVFIHNIIPLISQAKFAHITPPTMEEKLAMQEKCKPYVRQMSHCQRCRSDAVGCLGKDVNSCIGRKT; encoded by the coding sequence ATGGCTGAGGAATCGTACCGGGAGACCGAAATAGATGGTCAAATAGTAAAATGGGATCCCGACCAGATACGTAAGATCCAAGAGCATCCGTGTTATAGTGAAAAGGCTAGTCACACATTCGGACGGGCCCATTTACCTGTAGCACCGAAATGTAATATTCAATGTAACTATTGTGTCCGCAAATTTGATTGTGTCAATGAAAGCCGCCCTGGTGTTACCAGTGAAGTTCTTGACCCTCAGAAAGCATTTGAAAAAGTCCGCGACATTATCAATGAATATCCATATATTAAAGTAATTGGAATTGCCGGACCTGGTGATCCACTGGATAACGAAGAAACATTTGAAACATTCAGGCTGGTACATGAAGAATACCCTCACCTTATTCTCTGTGTCAGTACAAACGGCCTTCTTCTTCCGGATAAAATCGATCTTCTGGAAAAATACGGCGTCACAAACATTACTGTGACAATGAATGCCATTGATCCCGATATTGCAGCAAAAGTTTACCAGTATATAGATTTCAATGGTCGGCGATATTATTCAAGCCATGAAATGGGAGAAATTCTGGTGTCAAGGCAATTGGAGGGAATAAAGATGGCAGTTGAACGAAAAATGTTGATAAAAGTGAATACTGTGTATATTCCGGGTATCAACGATCATCATATTCCTGATATTGCTAAAAAGATTAGCGAAATGGGAGTGTTCATTCATAACATTATTCCATTAATATCCCAGGCAAAATTTGCTCATATTACTCCTCCAACCATGGAAGAAAAACTTGCAATGCAGGAAAAATGTAAACCATATGTCAGGCAGATGTCTCATTGTCAACGATGCAGATCAGATGCAGTTGGCTGCCTTGGCAAAGATGTTAATTCATGCATCGGCAGAAAAACATAA
- the truD gene encoding tRNA pseudouridine(13) synthase TruD: MIRSPWEIDQELGLSWYRTDFAGTGGTLRNTPDDFEVSEIANHTMSTGPYLICVLKKKNWDQHRAIKAIASGLGISQQRISFAGTKDKRAITTQYISLYNCSENDISRLSIPDMSLTPVGTSQHPIGLGNLEGNEFKIRIRGLSDSSLVVSPESFIQTIAEGVPNYVGYQRFGVIRPVTHHIGLEILKGNYQEAIRVMIGKPGIRMEEREQEGRACYLDTEDPAQCLHLLPNRLSLERSVLHYLVSSPHDYLGAIRSLPRTLRSMYVSAVQSWIFNVTLSLRIEEGRSLYEPDVGDRLIWPDGRTDQTTSATVRAATVQTKRGKCGLALLLPGGTFVPGPGDDDKNISHILEQQGITSDMFGTITKTLDTTFAGSFRPILMKTDLSISHIEEDTIVRFSLPPGQYATTILRELMKSDPISMI, encoded by the coding sequence ATGATTCGAAGTCCCTGGGAGATTGATCAGGAACTTGGGCTTTCATGGTATCGGACTGATTTTGCCGGAACCGGAGGAACTCTCCGGAATACACCAGATGACTTTGAAGTCTCTGAGATTGCCAATCATACAATGAGTACCGGCCCTTATCTCATCTGCGTATTAAAAAAGAAAAACTGGGACCAACACCGGGCAATAAAAGCAATTGCTTCAGGTCTTGGAATAAGTCAGCAACGAATTAGTTTTGCCGGAACTAAAGATAAACGAGCTATAACGACTCAGTATATTTCTTTATATAATTGTTCAGAAAATGATATTTCCCGTCTTTCAATTCCTGATATGTCTCTTACTCCGGTTGGAACATCTCAACATCCTATTGGACTTGGAAATCTGGAGGGAAATGAATTTAAAATTCGAATTCGAGGGCTTTCAGATTCATCATTAGTAGTATCTCCTGAATCATTCATTCAGACCATCGCTGAGGGTGTTCCAAATTATGTTGGGTACCAACGGTTTGGTGTGATACGTCCGGTAACCCATCACATCGGATTAGAGATTTTAAAAGGAAATTATCAGGAAGCAATCAGGGTGATGATTGGAAAACCCGGAATTCGTATGGAAGAGCGGGAGCAGGAAGGAAGGGCCTGCTATCTTGATACAGAAGATCCAGCTCAGTGTCTTCATCTTCTACCAAACCGTCTGTCTTTGGAACGATCTGTTCTCCATTACCTGGTTAGCAGTCCACATGACTACCTTGGTGCTATTCGTTCACTACCCCGGACACTTCGATCGATGTATGTGAGCGCTGTGCAGTCCTGGATCTTTAATGTTACCTTAAGTTTACGTATAGAAGAAGGACGGTCTTTGTATGAACCTGATGTTGGTGATCGGTTGATCTGGCCGGATGGCAGAACAGATCAGACAACATCTGCAACTGTTCGTGCAGCCACAGTTCAGACAAAACGAGGGAAATGCGGATTGGCACTTCTTCTACCAGGAGGAACCTTTGTTCCTGGACCTGGAGATGATGATAAAAATATCTCACATATTCTGGAGCAACAGGGAATAACTTCGGATATGTTTGGAACTATTACAAAAACTCTTGACACAACTTTTGCTGGATCATTTCGTCCGATTCTGATGAAAACAGATCTGTCAATAAGTCATATAGAAGAGGATACTATTGTCAGATTTTCTCTTCCTCCTGGACAATATGCAACCACTATCCTGCGTGAGTTAATGAAATCGGATCCGATCAGTATGATATGA
- a CDS encoding CDC48 family AAA ATPase gives MTVKSGIRLEVRRAAEEDAGKGLARIHPAVMRALGIVNGEFIEILGGKRAVAAAWSSQSVSQGRNDIAIDGEIRSNAGCGIDDRVIVRRVIVHDVRKVVLQPVTNISLNNPELLLAKKLRGRPIIEGQTVRIDLIGNTVTFVVASIEPRGTGVVTFTTEVILHDTPYRTEEKKSEELSIHYEDIGGLSREISLIREMIEIPLRYPQIFERLGIDSPKGVLLYGPPGTGKTLLARAVASEVDAHFIPLSGPEVMSRYYGDSEKKIREIFEEARQKAPSIIFIDEIDSIATKRQDTTGEVERRVTAQILTMMDGLASRGQVVVIAATNMPDSIDPALRRGGRFDREIEIGIPDRIGRLEIYHVHTRTMPLADDVDLEYYAETSYGFVGADIALHCKEAAMHALRGIMGRMKEDQEVPAEVIDSLMITNLDFQEARKGIEPSAMRELYIEIPEVPWEMVEGLDAEKHEIEKIIEWPVHRRDAFEKLKIKPPKGILLFGPPGTGKTLIAKAVAAKSRMNFISVKGPELLSKWVGESEKQVREAFRKARQSAPSIIFFDEIDALVQKRGQEHGGSSRVGESVLSQILTEMDGVEDLSGVVIIAATNRPDLLDPALLRPGRLEKHIYIKPPDQKGRKSILQLYLKDLSSLLDEDIDYDEMAQEMKYFVGADISAFVREVKMNLLDDIFTKPKKPDDVPKISSDYLKDILSRQQGTLDNQNLEIFESGAWALLYPRSKQQILLRSAYILKQVERAGLITELSPDLNERATALRDMTFWQDKDFSKIEEHTNQVEEALHKQINKNKPFINSS, from the coding sequence ATGACCGTAAAATCAGGAATCAGACTTGAAGTTCGCCGTGCTGCAGAAGAAGACGCAGGAAAGGGGCTTGCTCGGATTCATCCGGCAGTGATGCGGGCTCTCGGGATAGTAAATGGTGAGTTTATTGAGATTCTTGGAGGAAAGCGGGCCGTAGCAGCTGCATGGAGTTCCCAGAGTGTGTCACAAGGCAGGAATGACATTGCAATAGATGGCGAGATTCGAAGTAATGCCGGATGTGGGATTGATGACCGGGTAATTGTTCGAAGAGTAATTGTGCATGATGTCAGAAAAGTTGTCCTGCAACCAGTCACGAATATTTCTCTTAATAATCCTGAACTACTACTGGCTAAAAAACTCAGGGGCAGACCGATCATAGAAGGACAAACCGTCAGAATTGATCTGATTGGAAATACAGTTACATTTGTTGTTGCTTCTATCGAGCCCAGGGGTACCGGGGTTGTAACATTTACAACGGAGGTTATCCTTCATGATACACCATACCGGACAGAAGAGAAAAAGTCAGAAGAACTCTCAATCCATTATGAAGATATAGGTGGATTATCCCGGGAGATTAGTCTTATCAGGGAAATGATTGAGATACCTCTTCGGTATCCGCAAATATTTGAACGTCTTGGTATTGATTCACCAAAAGGGGTCTTACTATATGGTCCTCCAGGAACAGGTAAAACTCTGCTTGCACGGGCAGTAGCAAGTGAAGTGGATGCTCATTTCATTCCGTTATCAGGTCCTGAGGTGATGAGCAGATATTATGGAGATTCTGAAAAGAAAATCCGGGAAATTTTCGAAGAAGCCAGACAAAAAGCTCCTTCAATAATTTTTATCGATGAAATTGATTCTATAGCTACCAAACGGCAGGATACAACCGGAGAAGTTGAGCGGAGAGTAACTGCTCAGATTCTTACGATGATGGATGGTCTTGCCAGTCGTGGTCAGGTCGTTGTCATTGCTGCAACGAATATGCCTGACTCTATCGATCCCGCACTTCGTCGCGGAGGACGGTTTGACCGGGAGATAGAAATTGGCATACCAGACCGTATTGGCAGACTTGAAATTTACCATGTTCATACCCGTACCATGCCTCTTGCTGATGATGTAGACCTCGAATATTATGCTGAAACTAGTTATGGATTTGTCGGGGCAGATATCGCGCTGCATTGCAAAGAAGCAGCTATGCATGCTTTACGAGGAATTATGGGTCGGATGAAAGAGGATCAGGAAGTTCCAGCTGAAGTTATTGATTCTCTCATGATCACAAATTTGGATTTTCAAGAGGCCAGAAAAGGAATAGAACCTTCTGCCATGCGTGAACTGTACATAGAAATACCAGAAGTACCTTGGGAGATGGTAGAAGGACTAGATGCTGAAAAACATGAGATAGAAAAAATTATTGAATGGCCGGTTCACAGGCGGGATGCTTTTGAAAAATTAAAAATAAAACCCCCAAAGGGAATTCTGCTATTTGGTCCGCCCGGAACTGGTAAAACTCTGATTGCAAAAGCAGTTGCTGCCAAATCCAGAATGAATTTTATCTCCGTAAAAGGGCCTGAACTTCTTTCTAAGTGGGTTGGTGAGTCTGAAAAACAGGTTAGAGAAGCTTTCAGAAAAGCCAGACAGTCAGCTCCTTCAATTATCTTTTTTGATGAGATTGATGCACTGGTTCAGAAGCGTGGTCAGGAACATGGTGGAAGTTCTCGAGTCGGAGAAAGTGTCTTATCTCAAATCCTTACCGAGATGGATGGTGTGGAAGACTTATCTGGTGTAGTAATTATAGCAGCAACGAACCGGCCCGATCTTCTTGACCCCGCCCTTCTTCGGCCAGGAAGGCTTGAAAAACATATTTACATCAAACCTCCGGATCAAAAAGGAAGGAAATCAATTTTACAATTATACCTAAAAGATCTCTCATCTCTTCTGGATGAGGATATTGACTATGATGAAATGGCACAGGAAATGAAATATTTTGTAGGAGCAGATATCAGTGCTTTTGTCAGGGAAGTAAAGATGAATCTTCTCGATGATATATTCACGAAACCGAAAAAACCTGATGATGTTCCAAAAATTTCATCCGATTATCTGAAAGACATTTTATCACGTCAACAAGGGACACTTGATAATCAAAACCTTGAGATATTTGAATCTGGTGCATGGGCATTACTATATCCCAGAAGTAAGCAACAGATCCTCCTCCGCTCTGCTTATATTCTCAAACAGGTAGAACGAGCCGGATTAATTACAGAACTCTCACCAGATCTAAATGAACGTGCCACCGCACTTCGGGATATGACATTCTGGCAGGATAAGGATTTTTCTAAAATTGAGGAACATACAAATCAGGTCGAAGAAGCTTTGCATAAACAAATCAATAAAAACAAACCGTTTATTAATTCATCATAA
- a CDS encoding tetratricopeptide repeat protein → MKFILPFLVLLIIICVVSGAEDNTSVENITLEDLINENDYVLSHDSQNLTALQFRALIFFNEKQYPEAIKAAEQCLVVDKTCSFAWHIIGSSWGFLNQPEKAVEAFQNVVSLNPDDPVQFNVQGVALSRTEKFNEAIQAFQKATALNPSYAAAWNNMGVTFYGMKEYDKALSAFDKAISFKPDEPEFYSNKGYVLLQKGDYYGALSSAKTARNMDLTCVPAWFVSGEAQFHNRNWKDAFFSFDGGFNALAKNELWYYQGAKNTQITKDMQPMDAYYVAIASNVKFTGMWERTTIINYKIKRYQDTIDVYDQILAITPDYAEGWKKKGYCAIKTERMESARDAYKRAMEFYPNDPEVLSSYGYATGMLGDYLDAMKNIDKAIEVEPGYSRSYLFKGLINSFYGQRDDAIAALQKGLEFGGDKSEMFDALSNVQFKNGDVIGGSISSFRSILGF, encoded by the coding sequence ATGAAATTTATCCTCCCTTTCCTTGTGTTGCTTATAATCATATGTGTTGTTAGTGGAGCGGAGGATAACACTTCGGTCGAGAATATCACTCTGGAAGATCTGATTAATGAAAATGATTATGTGTTATCTCATGACTCTCAAAACCTGACAGCCCTCCAATTTCGTGCTTTAATTTTTTTTAATGAAAAACAATATCCTGAAGCCATCAAAGCAGCAGAACAATGTCTTGTTGTTGATAAAACCTGCAGTTTTGCATGGCATATCATAGGAAGTTCATGGGGTTTTTTAAATCAGCCTGAAAAAGCGGTTGAAGCATTTCAGAACGTAGTATCATTAAATCCTGATGATCCGGTTCAGTTTAATGTGCAGGGTGTGGCTCTTTCCAGGACGGAAAAATTTAATGAAGCTATTCAGGCATTTCAAAAAGCAACGGCCCTTAATCCATCTTATGCTGCAGCATGGAACAATATGGGTGTCACTTTTTATGGAATGAAAGAATATGATAAAGCCCTTTCAGCTTTTGATAAAGCGATCTCATTCAAACCGGATGAACCAGAATTTTATTCCAACAAAGGGTATGTGCTGCTTCAGAAAGGTGATTATTATGGAGCACTCTCAAGTGCAAAAACAGCCCGAAACATGGATCTTACCTGTGTTCCTGCCTGGTTTGTTTCTGGTGAGGCACAATTTCATAACCGTAACTGGAAGGATGCATTTTTTTCATTTGATGGTGGATTTAATGCCCTGGCTAAGAACGAACTCTGGTATTATCAGGGAGCGAAAAATACCCAGATAACAAAGGATATGCAACCAATGGATGCATATTATGTGGCTATTGCAAGTAATGTCAAGTTTACAGGTATGTGGGAGCGAACCACAATAATCAATTATAAGATTAAGCGATACCAGGATACCATTGATGTATATGACCAAATTCTTGCCATTACTCCTGATTATGCCGAAGGATGGAAAAAGAAAGGGTATTGTGCAATAAAAACCGAGCGTATGGAAAGTGCTCGTGATGCTTATAAACGGGCCATGGAATTTTATCCAAATGATCCTGAGGTTCTTTCCTCATATGGGTATGCAACCGGAATGCTCGGTGATTATCTAGATGCCATGAAAAATATTGACAAGGCTATTGAGGTCGAACCAGGATATTCAAGATCGTATCTCTTTAAAGGTCTCATCAATTCTTTTTATGGACAGCGTGATGACGCTATTGCAGCACTTCAAAAAGGGCTGGAATTTGGAGGAGATAAAAGTGAAATGTTTGATGCTCTGTCAAATGTTCAGTTTAAAAATGGGGATGTGATTGGTGGTTCAATCAGCTCATTTAGAAGCATTCTCGGTTTCTGA
- a CDS encoding NAD(P)/FAD-dependent oxidoreductase, with protein sequence MKSIYQTMNRKYDVIVVGGGPTGSTAARICAKSGLSTLLVEEQAHIGYPVQCAGLLSNSAFTECEVSDSSVLNIVSGADVLAGKAMCSFDAGRDMAYVVDRGALDHEMITASADAGADIRLKTIASAVSRTSRSLYLKGLYGKEQIEYSMLIAADGPRSSISRMIGIPRAPVYLSGLQCDVACSTPTEHVRIFPNAAPDFFGWMIPIHPERTRIGLCGIHQVQELFQKFIQPYKKACTHFVSGTIPLGTLTRTYDDRILIAGDAAAMAKPTSGGGVYTGIRAARHAARVATEAIEQSDYSIQKMKTYEHSWKADFGHEIRKGFYMYTIRQQVSIQDMERIIEILADPKIREIISKKGDIDRPSHLITSLMQNPLMIPAWYLMGKSLLKSLI encoded by the coding sequence ATGAAGAGTATATACCAGACTATGAACCGGAAATATGATGTTATTGTTGTGGGAGGAGGGCCAACAGGATCTACAGCGGCTCGAATTTGCGCTAAATCCGGTCTATCCACCTTACTTGTCGAAGAACAGGCTCACATTGGATACCCGGTTCAGTGTGCTGGTTTATTATCTAATAGTGCTTTTACAGAGTGTGAAGTATCAGATTCCTCTGTCCTCAATATAGTCTCCGGCGCAGATGTTCTGGCTGGGAAAGCCATGTGTTCATTTGATGCAGGAAGAGATATGGCGTACGTCGTGGACCGGGGGGCTTTGGATCATGAAATGATTACAGCTTCAGCAGATGCTGGTGCAGACATCAGGCTCAAAACAATTGCATCAGCTGTTTCGCGCACATCAAGATCTCTTTATCTAAAAGGTTTGTATGGAAAAGAACAAATAGAATATTCAATGCTAATTGCAGCTGACGGACCCAGAAGTTCAATAAGCAGAATGATTGGTATACCACGGGCTCCAGTATACCTTTCCGGACTACAATGTGATGTGGCCTGTTCAACTCCAACAGAACATGTTCGTATTTTCCCTAATGCTGCACCAGATTTTTTTGGGTGGATGATTCCTATTCATCCTGAAAGAACACGGATAGGACTTTGTGGAATTCATCAGGTACAGGAATTGTTCCAGAAATTTATCCAACCATATAAGAAAGCCTGTACACATTTTGTAAGTGGAACCATACCACTTGGAACATTAACCAGAACATATGACGACAGAATTCTGATAGCAGGTGATGCAGCAGCAATGGCTAAACCAACTTCAGGTGGTGGTGTTTACACCGGAATACGTGCAGCCAGACACGCAGCACGTGTTGCAACAGAAGCGATTGAGCAGAGTGATTATTCGATACAAAAAATGAAGACATACGAACATTCCTGGAAAGCAGATTTTGGTCATGAAATCAGAAAAGGATTTTATATGTATACTATCCGACAACAGGTGTCAATCCAGGATATGGAGCGAATTATTGAGATCCTGGCAGATCCTAAAATCAGGGAAATCATTTCAAAAAAAGGAGATATTGACCGGCCATCCCACCTAATCACATCACTCATGCAAAATCCCCTGATGATTCCAGCCTGGTATTTAATGGGAAAATCCTTGTTGAAAAGCTTGATCTAA
- a CDS encoding thioredoxin family protein: MTEENVQEINDIEWEKLVERNEKPVFVMFYSPSCTHCIRIMPSVEDLAKDFGTEVSFVKLNLLRFDYIGERYGVMATPTFIFFCGGKPVQTRVGAIFPVMLKKMVEEMVTQGEACRLSSTEWKYEITGYG, from the coding sequence ATGACTGAAGAAAATGTCCAGGAAATCAATGATATAGAATGGGAAAAACTGGTAGAGAGAAATGAAAAACCTGTTTTTGTGATGTTTTACAGTCCTTCCTGTACTCATTGTATTAGAATTATGCCATCGGTTGAAGATTTGGCAAAGGATTTTGGAACAGAGGTTTCGTTCGTGAAACTCAATCTTCTCAGATTTGATTATATCGGAGAGCGATATGGGGTTATGGCAACACCGACTTTTATCTTCTTCTGTGGAGGTAAACCGGTTCAGACACGAGTTGGGGCAATTTTCCCAGTTATGCTTAAAAAAATGGTAGAAGAAATGGTAACACAAGGGGAAGCATGTCGTCTCTCTTCAACTGAATGGAAATATGAAATTACCGGTTATGGATAA
- a CDS encoding 5-formyltetrahydrofolate cyclo-ligase — protein sequence MLVHKEAIRSELRERRWSLPEDERILMSKKICMTLSQVVHPCDTVLVYCAKDPEVETCWFIDHLLQNDRKVIVPIIEEETVGLRLSYIQTREVLTPSTFHVPEPVGYEIPADPEHISCAIIPMLGFDQTGGRIGYGAGYYDRFLSEHSHIRKIGIAYSVQEVPTIPVQEHDIRMDVIITESTTFHCS from the coding sequence ATGTTAGTTCATAAAGAAGCAATCAGATCCGAACTTCGGGAGAGACGATGGAGTTTGCCTGAAGATGAACGAATTTTGATGAGCAAAAAAATTTGCATGACCCTTTCACAGGTAGTTCATCCATGTGATACGGTTCTTGTATATTGTGCAAAAGATCCTGAAGTTGAAACCTGCTGGTTCATTGATCATCTCCTTCAGAATGATCGGAAAGTAATAGTCCCGATTATTGAAGAAGAAACAGTAGGTCTTCGGTTATCTTATATACAAACCCGTGAAGTGCTCACCCCAAGTACTTTCCATGTTCCAGAACCTGTCGGGTACGAAATCCCTGCAGATCCAGAGCATATATCCTGTGCGATTATCCCTATGTTGGGATTTGATCAGACCGGAGGAAGAATAGGGTATGGTGCGGGTTATTATGATCGGTTTTTATCTGAGCATTCACATATAAGGAAGATAGGCATTGCCTATTCAGTTCAGGAGGTTCCCACCATCCCGGTTCAAGAACATGATATCCGGATGGATGTTATCATAACAGAGTCAACTACGTTTCATTGCTCATAG